The Agrobacterium vitis genome has a segment encoding these proteins:
- a CDS encoding glycosyltransferase family 4 protein → MLNAKKQPMTRHVLPVVEDTNGPVGKAIDRDPSVRNIRLSVLAPTRYPWRFNSPRHSRHMIENRNFVPMNYVSPKLEGITVLSPFPPRRFDLIHAFNRIPMSATPFMISFESHMPRGFGIETSALYAFMTRRLISDRCLGIGAISEHARRIFQKTHRNNPAYEALNRKLFMRYPNMEIEERPDTFNDENQGPIRVVFVGNHFARKGGCVGVRMAELAMERGIPLEVDIVSTVEVGPMSWTDPLVPGYFDRYRKLLSLPNVRHVQNIPNSEVLKILRNAHFSLLTTFCDTFGFSAIESEANYVPVIATKQGALPEFIKHRQNGILLDMETTDIGEWKHIADDRSTPEFAEIHAREIERLAEESLNEVVAAMADQNAYKAMRQAAYRTAKTMFSAKDANEFWDDFYVEALNEYRTGHNSSGLMQKPFSG, encoded by the coding sequence ATGTTGAATGCGAAAAAGCAGCCTATGACCCGGCACGTATTGCCGGTCGTAGAAGACACCAATGGTCCGGTGGGCAAAGCCATTGACCGGGACCCATCCGTCAGAAATATCCGTTTGTCGGTGCTGGCACCGACCCGTTACCCCTGGCGCTTCAATTCACCGCGCCACAGCCGGCACATGATCGAAAATCGCAATTTCGTGCCGATGAACTACGTATCGCCGAAGCTGGAAGGCATCACGGTCCTGTCGCCATTTCCGCCGCGCCGGTTCGACCTCATCCATGCGTTCAACCGGATACCGATGAGCGCGACACCTTTCATGATCTCTTTTGAATCCCATATGCCGCGCGGCTTCGGCATTGAGACCTCAGCACTTTATGCCTTCATGACCCGGCGTCTGATTTCCGACCGCTGTCTCGGGATCGGCGCGATTTCCGAACATGCACGGCGGATCTTTCAAAAGACCCATAGAAATAACCCTGCCTATGAGGCGCTGAACAGGAAGCTGTTCATGCGCTATCCAAATATGGAAATCGAAGAGCGACCGGATACGTTCAACGATGAAAACCAGGGGCCGATCCGCGTCGTCTTCGTCGGAAATCACTTTGCCCGCAAGGGCGGTTGCGTTGGCGTGCGCATGGCCGAACTTGCCATGGAGCGCGGCATTCCGCTGGAAGTCGATATCGTCTCCACCGTGGAAGTCGGACCGATGTCCTGGACTGACCCGTTGGTGCCCGGCTACTTTGATCGTTACCGCAAATTGTTGAGCCTGCCGAATGTTCGCCATGTCCAGAACATTCCAAATAGCGAAGTGCTCAAAATCCTGCGCAACGCACATTTCTCGCTGCTGACAACATTTTGCGACACATTCGGCTTCAGCGCGATTGAATCCGAGGCCAATTACGTGCCGGTGATTGCCACCAAACAGGGCGCCCTGCCGGAATTCATCAAGCACCGGCAAAACGGCATTCTGCTCGACATGGAGACAACCGATATCGGTGAGTGGAAGCATATTGCCGACGACCGCAGCACGCCGGAATTTGCCGAGATTCATGCCCGCGAGATCGAGCGACTGGCCGAAGAAAGCCTGAACGAAGTCGTCGCCGCCATGGCCGACCAGAATGCTTACAAAGCCATGCGCCAAGCCGCCTATCGCACTGCAAAGACGATGTTTTCGGCGAAGGATGCCAATGAATTCTGGGACGATTTTTATGTGGAAGCCTTGAATGAGTACCGGACGGGCCACAATTCCTCCGGGCTGATGCAAAAGCCGTTTTCAGGCTGA